From Pseudomonas sp. FP2335, the proteins below share one genomic window:
- a CDS encoding transcriptional regulator: protein MTTYNWDLIERLLHEVQNGEGSFAPRKYAEQEAAEKATAGESTGNLDALKKTAADYEALLFKRGFIESRPEEEGGNGENFILTPLGAQLLALIDSSIPGNDHPRQVLDEQVDALDPATFAEVAAKAQIA, encoded by the coding sequence ATGACGACTTACAACTGGGATCTGATCGAACGCCTGTTGCATGAAGTACAGAACGGCGAAGGCAGCTTCGCGCCGCGCAAATACGCTGAACAAGAGGCCGCCGAGAAGGCTACGGCAGGCGAGTCCACCGGCAATCTGGATGCGTTGAAAAAGACTGCTGCGGATTATGAAGCGCTGTTGTTCAAGCGCGGCTTTATTGAATCGCGGCCTGAGGAGGAGGGCGGCAACGGCGAGAACTTCATTCTCACCCCGCTGGGTGCCCAATTGCTGGCGCTGATCGACAGCTCGATTCCGGGCAACGACCACCCGCGCCAGGTGTTGGATGAGCAGGTCGACGCGCTGGACCCGGCGACATTTGCCGAGGTGGCCGCAAAAGCCCAGATCGCCTGA
- a CDS encoding DEAD/DEAH box helicase codes for MFSQFALHERLLKAVAELKFVEPTPVQAAAIPLALEGRDLRVTAQTGSGKTAAFVLPVLNRLIGPAKVRVSIKTLILLPTRELAQQTLKEVERFSQFTFIKSGIITGGEDFKVQAAMLRKVPDILIGTPGRMIEQLNAGNLDLKEVEVLVLDEADRMLDMGFADDVQRLVGECVNRQQTMLFSATTGGSTLRDMVAKVLNNPEHLQVNNVSDLNATTRQQIVTADHNVHKEQILNWLLANETYQKAIVFTNTRAAADRIYGRLVAQDYKAFVLHGEKDQKDRKLAIDRLKAGGVKILVATDVAARGLDVDGLDLVINFDMPRSGDEYVHRIGRTGRAGNDGLAISLICHGDWNLMSSIERYLKQSFERRTIKEVKGTYTGPKKVKASGKAVGVKKKKTDAKGDKKKTGAKSPTKRKIANRPKTDNLSLVSKDGMAPLKRRKPEAPAAE; via the coding sequence GTGTTTTCCCAATTCGCCCTGCACGAACGCCTGCTCAAAGCCGTGGCCGAGCTTAAATTTGTCGAGCCAACGCCTGTGCAAGCAGCGGCCATCCCGCTCGCGCTCGAAGGGCGTGACCTGCGGGTGACAGCTCAAACCGGCAGCGGCAAGACCGCGGCTTTTGTCCTGCCGGTGTTGAACCGCTTGATCGGCCCGGCCAAGGTCCGCGTGAGCATCAAGACCCTGATCCTGCTGCCGACCCGTGAGCTGGCCCAGCAGACCCTGAAGGAAGTGGAGCGCTTCTCGCAGTTCACCTTCATCAAGTCCGGCATCATTACCGGCGGCGAAGACTTCAAGGTGCAGGCCGCCATGCTGCGCAAGGTGCCGGACATCCTGATCGGCACCCCGGGCCGCATGATCGAGCAACTCAACGCCGGCAACCTTGACCTCAAGGAAGTCGAAGTACTGGTGCTGGACGAAGCCGACCGCATGCTCGACATGGGCTTTGCCGACGACGTGCAGCGTCTGGTGGGCGAGTGCGTCAACCGCCAGCAGACCATGCTGTTCTCCGCCACCACCGGCGGTTCGACCCTGCGCGACATGGTCGCCAAGGTGCTGAACAACCCTGAGCACTTGCAGGTCAACAACGTCAGCGACCTGAACGCGACCACGCGCCAGCAGATCGTCACCGCCGACCACAACGTGCACAAAGAGCAGATCCTCAACTGGCTGTTGGCCAACGAGACCTATCAGAAGGCCATCGTGTTCACCAACACCCGCGCTGCCGCCGACCGCATCTACGGTCGCCTGGTTGCCCAGGATTACAAGGCGTTCGTGCTGCACGGCGAGAAAGACCAGAAGGACCGCAAGCTGGCCATCGACCGCCTCAAGGCCGGCGGCGTGAAGATCCTCGTGGCCACCGACGTTGCCGCACGCGGCCTGGACGTTGACGGCCTGGACCTGGTGATCAACTTCGACATGCCCCGCAGCGGCGACGAATACGTGCACCGTATCGGTCGTACCGGGCGTGCCGGCAACGATGGCCTGGCCATCTCGCTGATCTGCCACGGCGACTGGAACCTGATGTCGAGCATCGAGCGCTACCTCAAGCAGTCGTTCGAGCGCCGTACCATCAAGGAAGTCAAAGGCACCTACACCGGGCCGAAGAAGGTCAAGGCGTCGGGCAAGGCCGTTGGCGTGAAGAAGAAAAAGACCGACGCCAAGGGTGACAAAAAGAAAACCGGCGCCAAGTCGCCGACCAAGCGCAAGATCGCCAACCGGCCGAAGACCGACAACCTGTCGCTCGTCAGCAAGGACGGCATGGCCCCGCTCAAGCGCCGCAAGCCAGAAGCACCGGCTGCCGAGTAA
- a CDS encoding mechanosensitive ion channel family protein, protein MDIKQLWLNVQDLWGALDEHPLLHASLGLLVLLVVALLLGRMARYLILHTIKLLGRQPALHWLNDLRHNKVFHRLAQMTPSLVIQFGLYLVPDLSKTAILFIGNVALAISILFLTLAMSALLNALLDIYARTEHARTRSIKGYVQLAKMVLYVFGAIIIVATLIDRSPLLLLSGLGAMSAVILLVYKDTLLSFVASVQLTSNDMLRVGDWIEMPQVGADGDVVDITLHTVKVQNFDKTIVSIPTWRLMSESFKNWRGMQASGGRRIKRSLFIDASGVRFLRDDEEVRMTQVHLLTDYIGRKQAELKAWNEAQGHSAQLSANRRRMTNLGTFRAYALAYLKSHPDIQPNMTCMVRQMQTTAQGVPLEIYCFTRTTAWADYERIQGDIFDYLLAVLPEFGLSLYQQPSGNDLRAGMLPALLGASHLPPLENKSA, encoded by the coding sequence ATGGATATAAAACAGCTCTGGCTCAACGTCCAAGACCTTTGGGGCGCCCTCGATGAACACCCGTTGCTGCACGCCAGCCTCGGCCTCCTGGTGTTGCTGGTGGTGGCGCTGTTGCTCGGACGGATGGCGCGCTACCTGATCCTGCACACCATCAAGTTGCTCGGCCGGCAACCGGCCCTGCACTGGCTCAATGACCTGCGGCACAACAAAGTCTTCCACCGCCTGGCGCAAATGACGCCATCACTGGTGATCCAGTTCGGCCTGTACCTGGTGCCCGACCTGAGCAAGACAGCGATCCTGTTCATCGGTAACGTGGCCCTGGCGATCAGCATCCTGTTCCTGACGCTGGCCATGAGCGCCCTGCTCAACGCCCTGCTGGACATCTACGCGCGCACCGAGCATGCGCGCACTCGCTCGATCAAGGGCTACGTGCAGCTGGCGAAAATGGTCCTGTATGTATTTGGCGCGATCATCATCGTCGCCACCCTGATCGACCGTTCGCCGCTATTGCTGCTGTCGGGTCTTGGCGCCATGTCGGCCGTGATCCTGTTGGTGTACAAGGACACCCTGCTGTCGTTCGTCGCCAGCGTGCAACTGACCAGCAACGACATGCTGCGGGTCGGCGACTGGATCGAAATGCCCCAGGTCGGCGCCGATGGCGATGTGGTGGACATCACCCTGCACACGGTCAAGGTGCAGAACTTCGACAAGACCATCGTCTCCATCCCCACCTGGCGCCTGATGTCCGAGTCGTTCAAGAACTGGCGCGGCATGCAGGCCTCGGGCGGGCGACGGATCAAGCGCAGCCTGTTTATCGACGCCAGCGGCGTGCGCTTCCTGCGCGACGATGAAGAGGTACGCATGACCCAGGTGCACCTGCTCACCGACTACATCGGGCGCAAGCAGGCCGAGCTCAAGGCGTGGAACGAAGCCCAGGGCCACAGTGCGCAACTGTCGGCCAACCGGCGGCGCATGACCAACCTCGGCACCTTTCGCGCCTACGCCCTGGCCTATCTGAAAAGCCACCCGGACATCCAGCCGAACATGACCTGCATGGTGCGCCAGATGCAAACCACCGCCCAGGGTGTGCCGCTGGAGATCTACTGCTTCACGCGCACCACGGCGTGGGCGGATTACGAGCGGATCCAGGGGGACATTTTTGACTATCTGCTGGCGGTGTTGCCGGAGTTTGGCTTGAGCCTGTATCAGCAGCCGAGTGGCAATGACTTGCGCGCTGGGATGCTGCCGGCCCTGCTCGGTGCCAGTCATTTACCACCGTTGGAAAACAAATCTGCCTAG
- a CDS encoding copper resistance system multicopper oxidase encodes MHFTPSRRTFVKGLAAGGLLGGLGLWRSPVWALTSPGQPTVLAGTEFELFIDQTPVNLTGRNRTALTINGSLPGPLLRWREGDTVTLRVKNRLAEPTSIHWHGILLPSTMDGVPGLSFKGIEPGGVFVYQFTLKQHGTYWYHSHSGFQEQQGVYGPLVIDPREPEPFTVQRDYVVMLSDWTDEDPVALMKTLKKQSDYYNLHKPTVGDFVRDVGAQGWKATAADRLMWAQMKMNPTDLADVSGETYTYLLNGQPPERNWTGLFEAGETVRLRFINGSAMSYFDVRIPGLKMTVIAADGQSVTPVRVDEFRIAVAETFDVLVEPTAQAYTVFAQSMDRSGFARGTLARQAGATAPVPTLEPRPWITMDDMGMGGMDHGAMADMPQMAGMDHSAMAMQSHPASEGNNPLVDMQAMNPLPKLDDPGIGLRNNGRRVLTYADLRSTFEDPDGRDPSRTIELHLTGHMEKFAWSFNGVKFSDAEPLALTYGERVRLVLVNDTMMSHPIHLHGLWSDLEDENGQFQVRKHTIDMPPGSRRSYRVTADALGRWAYHCHLLYHMEMGMFREVRVHE; translated from the coding sequence ATGCACTTCACCCCCTCACGACGCACCTTTGTCAAAGGCCTCGCCGCCGGCGGCTTGCTTGGCGGGCTCGGGCTCTGGCGCAGCCCGGTCTGGGCCCTCACCAGTCCCGGCCAGCCTACTGTGCTGGCGGGCACCGAGTTTGAGTTGTTCATCGACCAGACCCCGGTCAACCTCACCGGCCGCAACCGCACCGCGCTGACCATCAATGGCAGCCTGCCCGGCCCGTTGCTGCGCTGGCGCGAAGGCGACACCGTGACCCTGCGCGTGAAAAACCGCCTGGCCGAGCCGACCTCGATCCACTGGCACGGCATCTTGCTGCCTTCGACCATGGACGGCGTGCCTGGCCTGAGCTTCAAGGGCATCGAGCCGGGCGGGGTGTTTGTCTACCAGTTCACCCTCAAGCAGCACGGCACCTACTGGTATCACAGCCATTCCGGGTTCCAGGAACAGCAGGGCGTGTATGGCCCGCTGGTGATCGATCCCCGTGAACCCGAGCCGTTCACGGTGCAGCGTGACTATGTGGTGATGCTCTCGGATTGGACCGACGAAGATCCCGTCGCCCTGATGAAAACCCTCAAGAAGCAGTCCGATTACTACAACCTGCACAAACCCACCGTCGGCGATTTTGTCCGCGATGTGGGGGCGCAGGGCTGGAAGGCCACGGCCGCCGACCGCCTGATGTGGGCGCAGATGAAGATGAACCCCACGGACCTGGCCGACGTCAGCGGCGAGACCTACACCTACCTGCTCAACGGCCAGCCGCCCGAGCGCAACTGGACCGGGTTGTTCGAGGCGGGCGAGACGGTTCGCCTGCGCTTTATCAACGGCTCGGCCATGAGCTACTTCGATGTGCGCATCCCAGGGCTGAAAATGACCGTGATTGCCGCCGATGGCCAATCGGTAACGCCGGTCAGGGTTGATGAGTTTCGCATTGCCGTCGCCGAGACGTTCGACGTGCTGGTCGAGCCTACGGCGCAGGCTTACACGGTGTTTGCGCAGTCGATGGACCGCAGCGGTTTCGCCCGCGGCACGCTGGCCCGCCAGGCTGGCGCCACGGCGCCAGTGCCGACGCTGGAGCCGCGTCCCTGGATCACCATGGACGACATGGGCATGGGTGGCATGGACCACGGCGCCATGGCCGATATGCCGCAGATGGCCGGCATGGACCACAGTGCCATGGCGATGCAGAGCCATCCGGCCAGCGAAGGCAACAACCCGCTGGTGGACATGCAGGCCATGAACCCGCTGCCCAAGCTCGACGACCCCGGCATCGGCCTGCGCAACAACGGCCGGCGCGTGCTGACCTACGCCGACCTGCGCAGCACCTTCGAAGACCCCGACGGCCGCGATCCCAGCCGCACGATCGAGTTGCATCTGACCGGGCACATGGAGAAGTTCGCCTGGTCGTTCAATGGCGTGAAATTTTCCGATGCCGAGCCTCTGGCATTGACCTACGGCGAGCGGGTGCGGCTGGTGTTGGTCAACGACACCATGATGAGCCATCCGATCCACCTGCACGGCCTGTGGAGCGACCTGGAGGACGAGAACGGCCAGTTCCAGGTGCGCAAACACACCATCGACATGCCGCCGGGGTCGCGGCGCAGCTACCGCGTGACGGCAGATGCGCTGGGCCGATGGGCTTATCACTGCCACCTGCTGTACCACATGGAGATGGGCATGTTTCGTGAGGTGCGCGTGCATGAATAA